The candidate division KSB1 bacterium genomic interval ATGAACCGCCGCATTCGCATCGGCATCTTTCTTTATGGTCTAAAGGAATATGATCGCGCTATTAGTCACCTAAAAGAGCTGCGGTTTTTGGTCGACGGTGAAGCGGAAGCCGAGGTGCAGTATTGGATCGCCCGCTCTTACGCCGATGCCGGGTTTACCGAGAACGCCGTCATCGAATTCCTCAAAGTGCGCTATCAATGCAAACCGACCAAGCTTCCCTGGGGTGTGACGGCGCTTTACGAGGCTGGGCAGGGTTATCGCAAGCTCGGAAACTTGACCAAGGCTAAAGAGATGTTCGAGCAGGTGGTGCGCGAGCGCGGCATAACCGACAATATCGGCCGCGCTGCAGCGGCAAAGATTCAAGAGATCGAAGCGGAAGCCAAAAAGAGCCTATGAGCGAAGAAGATCTTCTCTGGGCTGCCCAGCCGCTCATCGACGCGGCGTTGCAGGAAGATTGGGGCGAGCGCGGCGACATTACCGGCAGGGCTGTCGGAAGCGACCGTCCGGCCGATGCCGTTATTTTAGCGAAACGGCCGGGGATTCTCTGCGGCTGCGCGATTGCCGCCCACGTTTTTCATCGAACCGATGCAACGCTGGTCGTCGAACGGGCGGCG includes:
- a CDS encoding nicotinate-nucleotide diphosphorylase (carboxylating) (catalyzes the formation of pyridine-2,3-dicarboxylate and 5-phospho-alpha-D-ribose 1-diphosphate from nictinate D-ribonucleotide); translation: MSEEDLLWAAQPLIDAALQEDWGERGDITGRAVGSDRPADAVILAKRPGILCGCAIAAHVFHRTDATLVVERAADDGERLAVGQAILRLQGSAHSILAAERTALNLLGRLSGIATLTRRFVDAVQGT